The DNA segment AAGTCCGCAGACGCCAATGATACTAGGGTAACTCCCGGGAAAGTAGGTCGCCGCCTCCTTTAATTCAAAACCCCTCCTGTGAAAACAGGTAGGGGTTTTTTATTGACTCTACCTACTAAACACTAAACGGGGGGAGGGGGGGGACGACCTGTTTTGGCGAACCGGGTTACCTACTTGCGGCATGTTCCGCATGCGGCTCCACCTAAATAATGTCTTGACGAAGGGCCTGTATGTGTGTTTCTTACCCATACAAACACACGATCAAACAGGCATGCTTCACCTTTCTTTGGCAATCTTTGCCCTTATGCTTCGTACCCTATTCTCTGCCACCATCCTGCTATTCCTTCTCGCCTGTACGGATGAGGAGGGGTATCGCGTAGTAAAGATATCCGATGGCGATACGGTCACATTGCTTTCGGGCACTACCCAAACTAGGGTACGCCTGTATGGCATAGATGCCCCGGAGCGGGGTCAGGACTATGGCACCCGTGCCACCGAGCACCTGCGCGGGCTGCTGGCTGCGGGTAGGGTACGCCTGGTTTCTACGGGTGGAGATCGTTACCAGCGCACCATTGGCATCCTGTACACCCCAGATGGGGAGAATGTAAACCTGGCCATGCTGGAGGCTGGCTACGCCTGGCACTACAAAAAGTATAGCAACGACCTGGCCTATGCACATGCCGAACTGCGCGCCCGAGAGAACCTCAGGGGCCTATGGCAGCAGCCCCGTCCCACACCGCCGTGGGAGTATAGGGCGCAAAAGAGGAAGGCACGCAGCTTCTAGGTCTGGCTTCCGGGCCTACCTGTTTAGTCGCCTTTGTGCAGGCTATGTGTGGTGCCTTTGGCCAAAATAATAGCTGGATTTACTGCGCTTGAAGGGTATTAGTTTGAAATACTATTTCGGGTAACTGTTATTTTGTGTGCAATTGTATAGGGAAAGGCCGTATAATGGCAGTATTTGCCTAATTTTGTACTAGTTATGAGCCAGAAATCCCATTTCGAGACCGATGCGATCCGCACACAGGCGGAGCGCAGCCAGCACCGCGAGCATGCAGTACCTATCTACATGACTAGTAGCTTCGTGTTTGAAGATGCCGAGATGGCCCGTGCCCTGTTTGCCGATGAGATGTCCGGGAACATCTACACCCGTTTTTCGAACCCCAATAACAACGAGTTTGTAGAAAAAATGTGCAAACTGGAGGGGGCTGAGGACGGCGTGGTAACGGCAAGCGGGATGGCGGCCATGTTTGTAACCATGGCTGGGCTACTAAGTGCGGGAGACCATGTACTGATGAGCCGAGCGGTTTTTGGCAGTACGCACCAGATCGTAACCCGCCTGTTTCCGCGCTGGAACATTGCCCATACCTATGTAGACCCCACACGCCCCGAGGAGTGGGAGCCTGCCATACGCGAGAATACCCGGATGATTTTTCTGGAGACCCCCAGCAACCCCGGCCTGGACCTGGTAGATATGGAGTGGGCGAGCAGGCTGGCACGCAAGCATCAGCTGATTCT comes from the Bacteroidota bacterium genome and includes:
- a CDS encoding thermonuclease family protein — its product is MLRTLFSATILLFLLACTDEEGYRVVKISDGDTVTLLSGTTQTRVRLYGIDAPERGQDYGTRATEHLRGLLAAGRVRLVSTGGDRYQRTIGILYTPDGENVNLAMLEAGYAWHYKKYSNDLAYAHAELRARENLRGLWQQPRPTPPWEYRAQKRKARSF